A section of the Saccopteryx leptura isolate mSacLep1 chromosome 4, mSacLep1_pri_phased_curated, whole genome shotgun sequence genome encodes:
- the SEPHS2 gene encoding selenide, water dikinase 2, producing MADTAAAGASGEAMAAAEGSAGAAGLFLGHGFSSYRPFDPQALGLSPSWRLTGFSGMKGUGCKVPQETLLKLLAGLTGPDVRPPLGRGLVGGHEEAAQEAGLPVLAESSPTLPTLGIGMDSCVIPLRHGGLSLVQTTDFFYPLVEDPYMMGRIACANVLSDLYSMGITECDNMLMLLSVSQSMTEEEREKVTPLLVRGFRDAAEEGGTAVTGGQTVVNPWIIVGGVATVVCQPNEFIMPDSAVVGDVLVLTKPLGTQVAVNAYQWLENPDRWNKIKMVVSKEEVELAYMEAMFNMATLNRTAAGLMHTFNAHAATDITGYGILGHSQNLAKQQRNEVSFVIHNLPIIAKMAAISKASGRFGLLQGTSAETSGGLLICLPREQAARFCSEIKSSKYGEGHQAWIVGIVEKGNRTARIIDKPRVIEVLPRGTSATALAPDNSSASSEPSS from the coding sequence ATGGCAGACACCGCAGCGGCGGGCGCCAGCGGCGAGGCGATGGCGGCGGCGGAAGGCTCCGCCGGTGCGGCGGGCTTGTTTCTGGGTCACGGCTTCTCGAGCTACCGGCCCTTCGATCCCCAGGCGTTGGGCCTCAGCCCGAGCTGGCGGCTGACGGGCTTCTCCGGAATGAAGGGCTGAGGCTGCAAAGTCCCCCAGGAGACGCTGCTCAAACTCCTGGCGGGACTGACGGGGCCCGACGTGCGGCCCCCGCTGGGCCGGGGCCTGGTTGGAGGCCACGAGGAGGCGGCCCAGGAAGCCGGCCTGCCGGTCCTGGCGGAATCCAGCCCAACACTCCCAACCCTGGGCATTGGCATGGACTCCTGCGTCATACCCCTGAGACACGGAGGCCTGTCACTGGTGCAGACCACGGACTTCTTCTACCCCTTGGTGGAAGACCCCTACATGATGGGGCGCATCGCTTGTGCCAATGTGCTGAGTGACCTCTACTCCATGGGCATCACCGAGTGTGACAACATGTTAATGTTGCTCAGCGTCAGCCAGAGTATGACAGAGGAGGAACGGGAAAAGGTAACCCCCCTCCTGGTCAGAGGCTTTCGGGACGCCGCTGAGGAAGGAGGGACTGCCGTGACCGGTGGACAAACTGTAGTAAACCCTTGGATTATCGTGGGTGGGGTCGCCACTGTGGTATGTCAGCCAAATGAATTCATAATGCCTGACAGTGCAGTTGTCGGGGATGTGCTCGTGTTAACCAAACCCTTAGGAACCCAAGTCGCTGTCAATGCCTACCAATGGCTGGAGAATCCGGACAGGTGGAACAAGATCAAGATGGTGGTCTCCAAAGAAGAGGTAGAGCTGGCCTATATGGAAGCCATGTTCAATATGGCGACCCTGAACAGAACTGCTGCTGGGTTAATGCACACATTTAATGCCCATGCAGCCACAGATATCACAGGCTATGGCATTCTGGGACACTCTCAGAACCTTGCAAAACAGCAAAGAAATGAGGTGTCCTTTGTCATTCATAATCTGCCCATCATTGCCAAGATGGCTGCCATCAGCAAGGCCAGTGGGCGCTTCGGGCTCCTCCAGGGAACCTCAGCAGAAACTTCTGGGGGATTGCTGATTTGCCTGCCAAGGGAACAGGCTGCTCGCTTTTGTTCTGAAATCAAATCTTCCAAGTATGGAGAAGGTCACCAAGCCTGGATCGTCGGCATTGTGGAAAAGGGGAACCGGACTGCGCGGATCATCGACAAGCCTCGGGTTATTGAAGTCCTGCCTCGTGGGACCAGCGCTACCGCTCTTGCTCCGGACAATTCCAGTGCCTCTTCCGAGCCCAGCTCATGA
- the LOC136403914 gene encoding dCTP pyrophosphatase 1-like, whose translation MSSVGGEKRGDTGGEGTDAAGPFSFSPEPTLEDIRRLHAEFAAERDWAQFHQPRNLLLALVGEVGELAELFQWKPDEEPGPQAWPPKERAALQEELSDVLIYLVALAARCCVDLPQAVLSKMDINRRRYPAHLSRGSSRKYTDLPHGAASEGQTVGTADLPCESSDQVST comes from the exons ATGTCCTCTGTGGGTGGGGAGAAGCGAGGGGACACGGGAGGAGAGGGCACTGATGCGGCCGGCCCTTTCAGCTTCAGCCCGGAGCCCACGCTCGAGGACAT CCGCCGCCTCCATGCTGAGTTTGCCGCTGAAAGAGACTGGGCCCAATTCCACCAGCCTCGGAACCTCCTCCTGGCCTTGGTGGGGGAAGTGGGGGAGCTGGCAGAACTCTT TCAGTGGAAGCCCGATGAGGAACCTGGCCCACAAGCCTGGCCCCCCAAGGAACGGGcagccctgcaggaggagctTAGTGACGTCCTCATCTACCTGGTAGCATTAGCGGCCCGCTGCTGTGTGGACCTGCCCCAGGCGGTGCTCTCCAAGATGGACATCAACCGGCGACGCTACCCTGCACATCTGTCCCGCGGCTCTTCCCGCAAGTATACGGACCTGCCCCATGGGGCCGCCTCTGAAGGCCAGACCGTGGGGACAGCAGACCTTCCCTGTGAGTCCTCGGACCAGGTCTCAACCTAG